A genomic segment from Blastococcus sp. PRF04-17 encodes:
- a CDS encoding HDOD domain-containing protein → MTVSPFPEVVAAPVFDIEQILAGIDTMAAQRPVAAQIVSVANSDDTNAKALARILASDVALASRVMKLANSAYFGMRGRVTSLQFAVTVVGFTTVRTMATVALTNLDDESRLPENFWDVTTSVALAAATLAPRFGERPQDSLCLGLLAQMGAALLNHNDPDGYAEIMASQPTYRGRRTAETRRYGINSLRLTAIALEQWGFPTTMTTPLMEIDDYRNSDGALLRAAFEVAARLTTEDYDEVPISKITCGRLGEDDLVPVLDLVRADAAELRRAMLGETSDDDAGEWVE, encoded by the coding sequence ATGACAGTGTCACCGTTCCCCGAGGTCGTCGCCGCCCCGGTGTTCGACATCGAGCAGATCCTGGCCGGCATCGACACGATGGCCGCCCAGCGCCCGGTGGCGGCGCAGATCGTCTCGGTGGCCAACTCCGACGACACGAACGCCAAGGCCCTGGCGCGGATCCTCGCCTCCGACGTCGCGCTGGCGTCGCGGGTGATGAAGCTGGCCAACTCCGCGTACTTCGGCATGCGCGGGCGGGTCACCTCCCTGCAGTTCGCCGTCACCGTCGTCGGCTTCACGACGGTGCGGACCATGGCCACGGTCGCCCTGACCAACCTGGACGACGAGTCGCGGCTGCCCGAGAACTTCTGGGACGTGACGACCAGCGTCGCCCTCGCCGCCGCGACCCTCGCGCCGCGGTTCGGCGAGCGGCCGCAGGACTCGCTCTGCCTCGGCCTGCTGGCCCAGATGGGCGCGGCGCTGCTCAACCACAACGACCCCGACGGCTACGCCGAGATCATGGCCAGCCAGCCCACCTACCGGGGGCGGCGGACGGCGGAGACGCGGCGGTACGGCATCAACAGCCTGCGGCTGACCGCGATCGCGCTGGAGCAGTGGGGCTTCCCGACCACCATGACGACCCCGCTCATGGAGATCGACGACTACCGGAACTCCGACGGTGCCCTGCTGCGGGCGGCGTTCGAGGTCGCCGCCCGGCTGACCACCGAGGACTACGACGAGGTCCCGATCTCCAAGATCACCTGCGGGCGGCTGGGGGAGGACGACCTCGTCCCGGTCCTGGACCTGGTGCGGGCCGACGCGGCCGAGCTGCGGCGGGCGATGCTCGGTGAGACCTCCGACGACGACGCCGGGGAATGGGTCGAGTAG
- a CDS encoding SDR family oxidoreductase translates to MRTRSGLRSIVVSGAGRGIGRATAELFLSRGWRVGLYDVDADAVAEVAAGRADAVHGRLDVRDPDRWRAVLDDFCGDGGLDVLVNNAGVLASGPFASMDAATHRRMVDINVTGVVNGALTGHPHLARSSGLLLNLCSASALYGQPTLATYGATKAAVKSLTEALDIEWRRDRVRVRSLLPLFVNTEMVTRDGRQASSVGSLGVRLTAEDVAAAVWRVVHERRRPLRSPHRAVGRQAQMLAALSAVSPDWAQRLVVRRLAG, encoded by the coding sequence GTGCGCACACGTAGCGGTCTCCGCAGCATCGTCGTCAGCGGCGCGGGGCGGGGCATCGGCCGGGCCACGGCCGAGCTGTTCCTCTCCCGCGGCTGGCGGGTGGGCCTGTACGACGTCGACGCCGATGCCGTCGCCGAGGTGGCCGCCGGTCGCGCGGACGCCGTGCACGGGCGGCTCGACGTCCGGGACCCCGACCGCTGGCGGGCAGTGCTCGACGACTTCTGCGGGGACGGGGGCCTCGACGTCCTGGTCAACAACGCCGGCGTCCTGGCCTCGGGGCCGTTCGCCTCGATGGACGCCGCGACGCACCGGCGCATGGTCGACATCAACGTCACGGGCGTGGTGAACGGCGCGCTCACCGGGCACCCGCACCTGGCCCGCTCGTCCGGCCTGCTGCTCAACCTGTGCTCGGCCTCGGCGCTCTACGGACAGCCGACGCTGGCCACGTACGGCGCGACGAAGGCGGCGGTCAAGTCGCTGACGGAGGCCCTCGACATCGAGTGGCGGCGCGATCGCGTGCGGGTACGCAGCCTGCTGCCGCTGTTCGTGAACACCGAGATGGTCACCCGTGACGGGCGGCAGGCCTCGAGCGTGGGTTCACTGGGCGTCCGGCTCACCGCCGAGGACGTCGCCGCCGCGGTCTGGCGGGTCGTGCACGAGCGACGCCGGCCGCTGCGCTCGCCGCACCGGGCGGTCGGCCGGCAGGCGCAGATGCTCGCGGCGCTGTCGGCGGTCAGCCCGGACTGGGCGCAGCGCCTCGTCGTCCGCCGCCTCGCCGGCTGA